In a genomic window of Amycolatopsis japonica:
- a CDS encoding DUF3558 domain-containing protein, giving the protein MSGLLLMSGCSDPKTGDATSAAPTAPTSARLPANGAPAVTNPILNTTQAESDPCSTVATAQIEELGGKVEKTEVDDGTFGKSCGWIFEAGPSSVTAGLLPGNKEGLSSLYAKHAQGGLSTFKPIDSIEGYPGVIYDNGGEGKGRCVLAVGVRDDLTYTVTPLLATGNPMLSDPCGLATKVAAAAIKKLKGA; this is encoded by the coding sequence GTGAGCGGTTTGCTGCTGATGAGCGGATGCAGCGATCCCAAGACGGGCGATGCGACCTCAGCCGCCCCGACCGCGCCCACTTCGGCCCGGCTACCGGCGAACGGCGCTCCTGCTGTGACGAATCCGATTCTGAACACCACCCAAGCCGAATCGGACCCGTGTAGCACGGTGGCCACCGCTCAGATCGAGGAACTCGGCGGAAAGGTCGAGAAGACAGAGGTCGACGACGGGACTTTCGGAAAAAGCTGCGGCTGGATCTTCGAGGCCGGGCCAAGCAGCGTGACCGCAGGCCTCCTGCCTGGCAATAAGGAGGGGCTGAGCAGCCTCTACGCGAAACACGCGCAGGGCGGGCTCTCCACCTTCAAGCCGATCGACTCGATCGAAGGATATCCAGGCGTCATCTACGACAACGGCGGAGAAGGCAAGGGGCGGTGCGTACTCGCGGTAGGCGTGCGTGACGACCTTACCTATACGGTCACGCCGCTCCTGGCCACTGGAAACCCCATGCTGTCCGATCCCTGTGGTCTCGCTACCAAGGTTGCTGCCGCAGCGATCAAGAAGCTCAAAGGAGCTTAG